One Choloepus didactylus isolate mChoDid1 chromosome 8, mChoDid1.pri, whole genome shotgun sequence DNA window includes the following coding sequences:
- the LOC119541819 gene encoding olfactory receptor 6C6: MKNQSMEIQFILVGLTDDPQLQIVIFLFVFLSYTLSLMGNLTIILLTLLDPRLKTPMYFFLRNFSFLEIIFTTVCIPRFLMTIATRDKTISYNNCAAQLFFILLLGVTEFYLLAAMSYDRYVAICKPLHYPIIMNSKVCYQLVLSSWVTGFLIIFPPLVMGLKLDFCASRVIDHFMCETSPILQISCTDTQVLELMSFILAVVTLVVTMVLVILSYTYIIKTILKFLSAQQRTKAFSTCTSHMIVVSLTYGSCIFMYIKPSAKERVTVSKGVALLYTSVAPLLNPFIYTLRNQQVKEVFRDVLQKMVYFSNK, from the coding sequence atgaagaaccAGTCAATGGAAATACAGTTCATTCTGGTAGGTCTGACAGATGACCCACAACTGCAAATTGtgattttcttgtttgtctttctcAGCTACACATTGAGCCTGATGGGGAATTTAACTATTATCCTTCTCACCCTGTTGGATCCCCGTCTCAAGACCCCAATGTATTTCTTTCtcagaaatttctcctttttgGAAATCATATTCACAACAGTGTGCATTCCCAGATTCCTGATGACCATTGCGACTAGAGACAAAACCATTTCTTATAATAATTGTGCAGCTcaattattttttatccttttactgGGAGTTACAGAATTTTACCTTCTGGCTGCCAtgtcctatgaccgctatgtggccatctgcaaacCACTGCATTACCCAATCATCATGAACAGCAAAGTGTGCTACCAACTTGTACTCAGCTCTTGGGTAACTGGATTCCTAATCATCTTTCCCCCATTGGTCATGGGACTGAAATTGGATTTCTGTGCTTCCAGAGTCATTGACCACTTTATGTGTGAAACTTCTCCTATCCTGCAGATATCCTGCACAGATACACAGGTCCTAGAATTGATGTCTTTTATCTTAGCTGTGGTGACACTTGTGGTCACTATGGTGTTGGTGATTCTCTCTTACACTTACATCATTAAGACTATTCTGAAATTCCTCTCTGCACAGCAAAGAACCAAAGCTTTTTCCACCTGTACTTCCCATATGATTGTTGTCTCCTTGACTTATGGTAGCTGTATCTTCATGTATATCAAACCATCTGCAAAAGAAAGAGTGACTGTGTCCAAAGGTGTAGCTTTGCTCTATACCTCAGTGGCCCCTTTACTAAATCCATTCATTTACACTCTGAGGAACCAGCAGGTCAAAGAAGTCTTCAGAGATGTCCTACAAAAGATGgtgtatttttcaaataaatga